A genome region from Nicotiana tabacum cultivar K326 chromosome 13, ASM71507v2, whole genome shotgun sequence includes the following:
- the LOC107764797 gene encoding uncharacterized protein LOC107764797, which produces MADFCNEDGVSRSISETPPTHYTLKIQSLSLLKKNNIEKYTSPYFEAGGYKWKLVFHPTGNKNKNAEGKHVSIYLMMAEASSLVHAVFRLFLLDQNNDNYLVLQDTTVEKGRRFHAMKVEWGFDRFISQEDFNNQANGYVVDDICVLGAEVYVCQEKFKGRGDCLSMVKDPISYKHVWKIDNFSSLSADCEDSKTFMQGEHKWKIQVYPKGKGSGKDTHLSLYLALAEPSSLSQGSQIYAEFTLRILHQIGSTHYFGKANYWFSGSHTFCGWPRFISIGYFSLPGAGYLVKDTCVIEAEVTVHGATTNNIML; this is translated from the exons ATGGCTGATTTCTGCAACGAAGATG GAGTTTCAAGATCCATTTCAGAAACTCCCCCAACTCATTACACTCTCAAGATTCAGTCACTATCTCTGCTAAAAAAGAATAATATTGAGAAATACACTTCCCCTTATTTTGAAGCTGGCGGCTATAAATG GAAGTTGGTGTTTCATCCAACAGGAAACAAAAACAAGAATGCAGAAGGGAAGCACGTTTCTATATATCTGATGATGGCGGAGGCAAGCTCACTTGTCCATGCTGTTTTTCGCCTCTTTTTGCTTGATCAGAACAATGACAATTACTTGGTCCTCCAAG ATACGACAGTTGAAAAAGGAAGAAGATTCCATGCAATGAAGGTGGAATGGGGATTTGATCGATTCATAAGTCAAGAAGATTTCAACAATCAAGCAAATGGATATGTTGTGGATGACATATGTGTCTTAGGAGCAGAGGTTTATGTATGTCAAGAAAAGTTCAAAGGTAGAGGCGATTGTCTGTCCATGGTTAAAGACCCCATTAGCTATAAGCACGTCTGGAAGATCGACAACTTCTCTTCTCTCTCTGCGGATTGTGAAGACTCCAAGACCTTCATGCAAGGAGAACATAAATG GAAGATACAGGTATACCCCAAGGGAAAAGGGAGTGGTAAAGACACCCATCTATCACTATACTTGGCATTGGCAGAACCAAGCAGCTTATCTCAGGGTAGTCAAATATATGCAGAATTTACATTGCGTATCCTTCATCAAATCGGCTCAACACATTACTTCGGCAAAG CCAATTATTGGTTCAGTGGATCACATACGTTCTGTGGATGGCCAAGATTTATATCGATTGGGTACTTCAGTTTGCCTGGGGCTGGTTATTTGGTCAAAGACACCTGTGTTATAGAAGCTGAAGTCACTGTGCATGGGGCTACTACTAATAATATAATGCTCTAA